The nucleotide sequence ATTtaagtattgttttgttttttttaaagctctgATATGGgataaaatgcatgtatttttaatatttcaaataaatcctaatgcattttaaatattggaattaatatttaattatattttgttccTTGGCAAATCTCTTTTTGGTatggcagtgttattttagtattatttatatgctattttatggttatttaatattttaaattagcttggATTTTTCAGTTTccagtgtattttaattttagtacatgcatgattttgttttgtcttttaataagagttttatttagtttagaagttgtattaatatttaatattttaaattaatatttagaatgaatAATCAAGTACACCTCTTATTTTTGTAAGTGTGTGTATGGCAGTCAGTGTTAATTTAGTGACATGACATAAACGTGACATatagtattgtttatatattattattatagtgtttgtgattttatatttccagtttatttttactttttagtttaatatttaagtatgtgctgtatgctatatatatatatatatatatatatatatataaggaagcATGGTTGTTTAGCTCTGATATACGAGGAATTGCATTACTATTTTTCTAAAATGATGTATGGTGATTTTGTAACGCAGAGACATGGCATGCAGTGTAGCGGGAATTACATCAGATGCCAACGTCCTCACAAACGAGCTGAGACTCATCGCACAGAGGTGAGCGAAGCATCACTTTGACTCCTGCGGAAGACTGCATTGGGTTATGATAAATAAGACAGAATTGGTTTATTATGCATATGAGAGTCTTCGGATTGATGGTGTGTGTGCAGGTACCTGCTGCAGTATCAGGAGCCCATTCCCTGCGAGCAGCTGGTCACTGCGCTGTGTGACATCAAACAGGCTTACACACAGTTTGGAGGTACATTTGAATCTATTTCGAACATGATCCTGGTGAGGCTGTGGAATATAAACCGTGTGTGTTTTGTCAGGTAAAAGGCCCTTTGGTGTGTCTCTGCTGTATATGGGATGGGACAAACACTACGGCTTCCAGCTCTATCAGAGTGACCCCAGCGGAAACTATGGAGGCTGGAAAGCCACGTGTATTGGCAACAACAGCgcagtgagtgaaacacacacattcagattCTTATGCAGGAAATGAACGCTTCATTGTGCTTTTCACAGCTTATGACACACTGAATCTATCCGACTAGTGctagaaagaaaaatacattttagactcTGTTCATTTGAACCAAATCAGTTCATATGAAATCATTTGGTTTAACGAATCACttaaaaaatagtaattattagggttttttgatgaataaatgaatgctttCAATCAGCAAGTCTTTAGTTAATCAACAGTGACCGTAAAGgcatttacaatataaaaaaaaaaaaatatatatatattttttttttaaatgctttttttattttttttattttttactttccatCAATAAAGCAGTCCTGGGGAAAAGTCCtgggttttcacaaaaatattaagcagcacaactgttttcaacattaataataatattaataataataataataaatgttttctgaacaGCTAATCAGCataatcattttgaaacatttaaaaaatcttaactgCTCAATCTTTTAAACAGTGGTGTGTAACATTTTGAGTTTAGCTCAAAGTTTAGCTAATTTGATTCTATCAGAAACAATAAAAGCGTAGTATTCTCAGCTCTATttaacatttgtgaccctggaccacaaaacccagTTTTAAGTgccaatttttcgaaattgagatttatattttatctgaaaactgaatcaataagctttgcattgatgtatggtttatgatatgacaatatttggtgGAGGtacaacaatttgaaaatctggaatctgagggtgcaaagaaaGTCACAATATTgggaaaatcacctttaaagttgtccaaatgaattcttagcaatgcatattactaatcaaaaataatcttttgagatatttacagtaggaaatttacaaaatatcttcatggaatatgatctttcctccatatcctaatgatttttggcataaaagaaaaatctataaatttgacccatacaatgttttttttgttagctattgcttcaaatataccccagcgacttaagaggGTCACATTTGTCTACATTAACATCAGATTTCCTCCTCAAAATCAACACAGGATTTGCAAGAAGAAAACTATATCCtcaaaaaaaagcatttacagtaacttGTGATACTGCTTTTTGTCACGGAATAATAATGTAGATTGAGTCTAATATTCTGTTTGTTGTAAAAATGCATGGTTGCATGTAGGAAACAATGTTTCTTCTTAAAGTTGAGTGATTTGTTCATGCttaaaaaagaaactgaaaaaaaaagacaagtcgGACATCACAGTGTCCATTTATTATTGCACTGATGTGGCCAGTAGATGGCGACAAGGCACCTGTCCTTAATTCCCTACATCTGTCCTGAGGTCTGAACAAAACAGATATCAAAACCTCTCAGTTCTGAAACgtaaagtgtgtgtctgtgtgtttcaggctGCTGTGTCAATGCTGAAGCAGGACTATAAAGAGGGAGAGATGACTCTGTCCTCTGCCCTCGCTCTCGCCGTCAAAGTGCTGAATAAAACCATGGACGTCAGCAAGCTCTCAGCAGAGAAAGGTGTGTGTTTGGCAAGACTGAGATGGAATAAATGTTTTAGCATGCAGACGAGGCTGGTAGATTAAAGCAGTCTAGCAGAGAGCAGACTTCTGCATTATGAATGATCATGACACCATGTACAGACCCACAATCCATCTGAGCTCTCAGCTTAATGCAGCTGATCACGTGCTGCACTGCGGTTACAAACACTGCAGTCAAAATGATCATGCAGCAACAAACCCTATCAAACAAATAGACaagctatacattttatttgttcgGCAGTTGAAactaaaatcacattcacactTGGTGCATTTGTGACTGtgttttatatctatctatctatctatctatcattatatatatataatgtatacagtattattttatatatatttatttatatttaatttaacttacaaTCACATTTTACTTTACCTCGAAACTCTTAAATACAGAAAGATGTTGCATGTCAAAGATTGTCGTTTCAGTAGATTCAAATCAATATGCACAgtgtataaattaatttttaattaattaattttatggaCACGCATTGAATTGTTTCCTTTTTCTGTCCGTCTTCAAAGTGGAGATCGCCACACTGACACGAGAGAACGGCAAGACCAGAATCAAAGTCCTCAAGCAGAAGGAAGTGGAAGAACTGATCAAGAAACACGAAGCAGAAGAGGCCAAAGCAGAGAAagacaagaaagagaaagaacagaAGGAGAAAGACAAATAAAACGCATGCACTTGTTTTCTATTCAAATGCAAACGCCCGCTGGGACTCCCAGAGAAATTCATATTGCTCCGTCTGTCAATCtgtcattttctttattaaacacaaaatgaGAAGATAAACATGTCTAGTAGTTATGTTTCTTCAAATCGAATGCACATTCTGAGGAAATTCTAGAAGGTTCTTCAATGTCCACAGCTGGTGGTTTTATGTTGAATAATAGATCAAATGTAAAAGCGTTCATATGGACATCTGTGCCTCTAATGTGACTGTTGTGTAACTAAGAGCTTTCAGGTTGGTGTGCTAACACTGCATTaacctttacaaaaaaataaaaataacaaatacggTGATAACCATGAAATGCCATAGATATTGGTCAATTGcactaaataatttatatatatatatatatatatatatatatatatatatatatatatatatatatatatatatatatatatgtatatataaattggcGATTTATAGACCTATAGAGGCCATATTGAATTTAACACATTTAGTGAAACTGTGGTTACTATACtgctttgtttaaagcgctattgAAATTACTTTGAGACTGTAGTAAATTGTTGCAAGATATTTCCAACAAGAAAAAACGTG is from Carassius auratus strain Wakin chromosome 25, ASM336829v1, whole genome shotgun sequence and encodes:
- the LOC113043162 gene encoding proteasome subunit alpha type-4, yielding MSRRYDSRTTIFSPEGRLYQVEYAMEAIGHAGTCLGILANDGVLLAAERRNIHKLLDEVFFSEKIYKLNEDMACSVAGITSDANVLTNELRLIAQRYLLQYQEPIPCEQLVTALCDIKQAYTQFGGKRPFGVSLLYMGWDKHYGFQLYQSDPSGNYGGWKATCIGNNSAAAVSMLKQDYKEGEMTLSSALALAVKVLNKTMDVSKLSAEKVEIATLTRENGKTRIKVLKQKEVEELIKKHEAEEAKAEKDKKEKEQKEKDK